A window from Plasmodium chabaudi chabaudi strain AS genome assembly, chromosome: 11 encodes these proteins:
- a CDS encoding AN1-type zinc finger protein, putative: protein MAYFSNFIQKCQFEGCRYHDFLPHKCEYCELLFCELHKKAQDHVCSKLKHSDLKKVILCEYCNAVIPDEEEEIEWHLLYKCTYVKKTNKPKICDREKCKTVLNDINSYFCKQCKKTFCLPHRYDFTHKCIADKKHKKGFFENIFKKEHEPDKSYKKINRKMKKKWCSIQ, encoded by the exons atggcttatttttccaattttattcaaaaatgCCAATTCGAAGGGTGTAGATATCACGATTTTCTTCCACACAAATGTGAATATTGTGAATTATTG tttTGCGAGttacataaaaaagcaCAAGATCATGTATGCTCTAAATTAAAACACTCTGATTTGAAAAAAGTTATTTTATGTGAATACTGTAATGCAGTTATTCCTGAT gaaGAAGAAGAGATAGAATGGCACTTACTTTATAAGTGCacttatgtaaaaaaaacaaataaaccaaaaatatgtgatagagaaaaatgtaaaacg GTTTTGAATGATATTAATAGCTATTTTTGTAAGCAATGTAAAAAGACTTTTTGTTTGCCTCACCGATATGATTTTACGCATAAGTGTATTGCTGATAAGAAACATAAGAAGGGCTTTTTTGAAA atatttttaaaaaggaGCATGAACCGGATAAAtcttacaaaaaaattaatagaaaaatgaag aaaaaatggTGTTCAATACAGTAA